In a genomic window of Nothobranchius furzeri strain GRZ-AD chromosome 14, NfurGRZ-RIMD1, whole genome shotgun sequence:
- the LOC129163915 gene encoding gap junction beta-6 protein — protein sequence MSWPALYAQLVRVNRHSTSLGKIWLSVLFIFQVMVLIVAAESVWGDEQSDFTCNTLQPGCENVCYDQFFPVSHIRLWSLQLVFVSTPTLLVSMYVAYRNRGDKRRLIQSSGRAGFLGNKGQEEELETLKERKLLVTGALWWTYICSLVVRLLFEGGFMYALYVVYNGFQMPRLVQCNQWPCPNLVDYFISRPTEKAIFTVLLATASSICMVLNMAEVAYLIAKALTR from the exons ATGTCTTGGCCGGCTCTGTACGCTCAGCTGGTCAGGGTGAACCGTCACTCCACTTCTCTGGGCAAAATCTGGCTCTCTGTGCTGTTTATTTTCCAAGTCATGGTTCTTATTGTTGCTGCGGAGAGCGTCTGGGGGGACGAGCAATCTGATTTCACCTGTAACACGCTACAG CCCGGCTGTGAGAACGTCTGCTATGACCAGTTCTTTCCTGTCTCCCATATCCGCCTCTGGAGTCTTCAGCTTGTCTTCGTCTCCACACCAACACTCCTGGTCTCAATGTATGTGGCTTATCGTAACCGTGGCGACAAGAGACGGCTTATTCAG AGTTCAGGTCGAGCTGGTTTCCTTGGCAACAAGGGACAAGAGGAAGAATTAGAGACACTGAAGGAGAGGAAGCTGCTTGTCACTGGCGCCCTCTGGTGGACATACATCTGCAGCCTGGTGGTCAGGCTTCTGTTTGAAGGTGGATTCAT GTACGCCTTGTATGTGGTGTACAATGGTTTTCAGATGCCCCGGCTGGTGCAGTGCAACCAATGGCCATGCCCCAACCTGGTGGACTATTTTATCTCCCGCCCCACAGAGAAAGCTATCTTCACTGTTTTGCTGGCCACCGCTTCTTCCATCTGCATGGTCCTCAATATGGCTGAGGTCGCTTATCTTATCGCCAAGGCTCTCACTAGGTAG
- the sap18 gene encoding histone deacetylase complex subunit SAP18, with amino-acid sequence MALESRITQEEIKKEPEKPIDREKTCPLLLRVFTTNSGRHHRIEEFSRGNVPSSELQIYTWMDATLKELTGLVKEVYPEARKKGTHFSFAIVYPEPRGKMYKLKEIGSTMSGRKGLEDSMTLQSQRFQIGDYLDIAITPPNRAPPLNQRMRPF; translated from the exons ATGGCCCTTGAGTCGCGGATCACTCAGGAGGAAATTAAGAAGGAGCCCGAAAAGCCCATCGACCGGGAAAAG ACCTGCCCCCTCCTCCTGAGAGTATTTACTACCAACAGTGGCCGACACCACAGAATAGAGGAATTTTCTAGAGGGAACGTTCCTTCCAGCGAGTTGCAAATCTACACTTG GATGGATGCTACTCTGAAGGAACTAACTGGTTTAGTGAAGGAAGTGTATCCAGAGGCCAGGAAAAAGGGGACCCACTTCAGCTTTGCCATAGTCTATCCAGAACCCAGAGGGAAAATGTACAA GTTAAAAGAGATCGGCAGTACCATGTCTGGCAGGAAGGGTTTGGAAGACTCCATGACGCTGCAGTCCCAGCGGTTCCAGATTGGAGACTATTTGGACATAGCCATCACACCGCCCAACAGAGCCCCGCCCCTCAACCAACGCATGAGGCCCTTCTGA
- the rtraf gene encoding RNA transcription, translation and transport factor protein codes for MFRRKLTALDYHDPSGFDCSDETHFRNCIVWLEDQKIRHYKIEDRGNLRNIPSSEWPKAYEKYLQDLTCPFGVQERKEALDWLLGLAVRYEYGDNVDKYKNCPPLAASGNGDRAVDPLINLDSSSPDFKAGVTALANILKIQRHDDYLVMLKAIRILIQERLSPEAITKANQNREGVPVALDKHVLGFDTGDATLNEAAQILRLLHIEELRELQTKINEAIVAVQAIIADPKTDHRLGKVGR; via the exons ATGTTTCGCAGAAAACTAACAGCTCTAGATTATCACGATCCCAGCGGGTTCGACTGCTCAG ATGAAACTCACTTCAGAAACTGCATCGTGTGGCTGGAGGACCAGAAGATCCGACACTACAAGATCGAAGACCGGGGCAACCTTAGGAACATCCCCAGCTCTGAGTGGCCCAAAGCCTATGAGAAG tacctGCAGGACCTGACCTGTCCATTTGGAGTCCAGGAGCGTAAGGAGGCTTTGGACTGGTTACTGGGGCTGGCTGTGCGTTATGAATATGGAGACAACG TTGATAAGTATAAAAACTGCCCGCCGCTGGCCGCTTCGGGGAACGGCGACAGAGCCGTGGATCCTCTCATCAACCTGGACA gcAGTTCTCCAGATTTTAAAGCAGGAGTCACCGCTCTGGCGAACATTCTAAAGATCCAACGACACGACGATTACCTGGTCATGCTCAAG GCTATCCGCATCCTGATCCAGGAGAGACTTTCACCAGAGGCCATCACAAAAGCCAACCAGAACAGAGAG GGAGTCCCGGTGGCTTTAGACAAACACGTTTTGGGTTTTGACACTGGAG ATGCGACCCTGAACGAGGCGGCCCAGATCCTGCGCCTGCTGCACATCGAGGAGCTACGAGAGCTGCAGACAAAGATCAACGAGGCCATCGTCGCCGTTCAGGCCATCATAGCCGACCCAAAGACGGACCACAGGCTGGGCAAGGTCGGCAGATGA